The genomic DNA GCGTCCACGGGCAGCCCATAGCCGCGCAACACCGCGACGTATTGCACGGCGTACTGGCACCAGAAACCGTGGTTCGGCGGCATCCAGTCCGACGGCTGCTTGTCGCCTTTGTCCTGATTCGATTTCCCGGACACCGCGAGCAGATTCGCCGGGTCATTGGCGAATCGGAGCCGAAGCTCGTCGTTCCAGTCTCTGGCCCCGAGGTCCCAGGCCAGCGCGAGCGGCACGATGTGGTCGATCTGCACCGCTGCGCCGACCTGGTTGCCGCGCGTGAACGCGATGGTGTCGTTGGTGTAGGGATCGCGCAGTACCCCGGTCTTCACCGCCTGCGGGCAGCGCTTGAGCGACACGAGAGTCTTGTCGGTGAGGTCCCGGTTCAGGATGTCGTTGCGGGTGTCGCAGCCGTTGTGGCCCTCGGGCGCCGGGTTGTCGTCGGTCCAGGCCTCACCGAACGCCGCGCGCCGGTAGTTCGGATCCCGCACGCGCCGCGCGATGACGGCCACGCCCGCCAGGATGTCGGTACCGGGAGCGACGGTCGGCACGACGGCACCGTCGACGCCGTCGGCGACCGCTGCCGGTTCGTCTGCCGTACCGACCTGGATCGCGACCACCACCGCCAGCACCACTGCCGCCACCAGCCACAGCAGGCGTTTCACGCCTTGTCCAGGTACTCGACGCGGTCGGTGTCGACGAACTGGGCAGCCAGCGCGGACATGCCCGGATCATCCGGATTCTGCGCGTAGGCCGCCTGGCAGAAGGTCCGGGCCGACTCGATGACTTCCTGATGGTCGGCCAGCGACAGGAACCGCAGGTGCCCGGCCCGCCCGGACTGGTTGAGGCCCAGCACATCGCCCTCGCGACGCTCCTGCAGATCCAGATCGGCCAGTTCGAAACCGTCGAGGGTGCCGGCGACGGCCTGCAGCCGGGCGCCGGCCTTCGATCCCTCCGGCAGTTTCGTCGCGAGTAGGCACAGGCTGGCGTGCGAGCCACGACCGATACGGCCCCGCAGCTGGTGCAGCTGGCTGATGCCGAAGCGGTCCGCGTCCATCACCACCATGACCGTCGAGTTGGGCACGTCGACGCCGACCTCGATGACCGTGGTGCACACCAGCACATCGATCTGTCCGGCCCGGAAGGCCGACATGATGGCGTCCTTCTCGTCGCCCGGCAGCCGGCCGTGCATGAGCCCCAGCCTCAGTCCGTGCAGCGGCCCGGTACGCAGTTTGTCGTAGAGCTCGACGACCGTCACCGGCGGCGGGCCGGCCTCTTTGTTCTCGCTCGTCTTGTCGTTCTCGTCGATCCGAGAGGCCACCACGTAGGCCTGCCGGCCCGCTTGGACCTCTTCGCGGATGCGGGCCCACGCCCTGTCGAGCCACGCCGGCTTCTGGCTGACGAAGATGGTCTTGGTGTCGATCGGCTGGCGGCCCCGCGGCAACTCCCGCATGGTCGAGGTCTCCAGATCGCCGTACACGGTCAGCGCGACCGTACGCGGGATCGGGGTGGCCGTCATCACCAGCAGGTGCGGCGTCAGGCCCTCAGGAGCCTTGGCGCGCAAGCGATCTCGCTGCTCGACCCCGAACCGGTGCTGCTCGTCGACGACCACCATGCCGAGCCGGTCGAACTCCACGGCGTCCTGCAGCAGGGCGTGGGTGCCGATGACGATGCCGGCCCGCCCACTCGAGACCTCCTCGCGTACCTGCCGTTTCTGCTGTGCGGTCATGGATCCGGTGAGCAGCGCCACCGATGTCGCATCGTCCGGGGCGCCGAGCTGGCCCGCCATGGCGAGCGGCCCCAGTACGTCGCGAACCGACCGCGCATGTTGCACGGCAAGCACTTCCGTCGGCGCGAGCAGCGCACATTGGTATCCGGCGTCGACCATCTGCAGCATGGCGAGCAGCGAGACGATGGTCTTGCCCGAGCCCACTTCGCCCTGCAGCATCCGGTTCATGGGCCGGGACTCGGACAGCTCGGTCGACAGCACCTCGAGCACATCACGCTGGCCCGCGGTCAATTCGAACGGCAACCGGTCGCGCAGCGCGGCCGCCAGACCGTCTTCTCTCGGCGGTGCCGGTGGACCGGATTGCGACTGCGTACCGTGCCGACGGGCGGCCAGCGCCCATTGGAGCCCGGCGGCCTCGTCGAAGGTCAGCCGCTCCCTGGCCTGTTCACGGTCCGCCTCGCGCTCGCCGAGGTGGATGTCACGCAGCGCCTGGTCCTCGGAGATCAGGCCCCGCTGCGCGCGGATGGATTCCGGCAGCGGGTCGGATATCGGGTCCAGCACCGCGAGCACCTGCAGGATGCATGCGTAGATGTCCCAGCTCTGCACCTTGGCGCACGCCGAGTAGATCGGGAAGAACTCCCGCTCGAACGCCGACATCTGCAGTTCGCCGTGCATCTTCTCGGAGGCGTCGGCGATCTTCTTCAGCGCCGGTGAACCGAACGTGCGGCCCCCGGCCGAACCGAGGACCAGGTGTGCGGGATGCGTCAATTGCATTGTGCGCCCATAGAATCCGACCACGCCCGACAGCATCACCCGGGTGCCCTCGACGAGCGACTTCTTGAGGAACTTGGCGTTGAAGAAGGTCGCGGTGACCTTCGGATTGCGATTGCCGAGGGTGACCACCAGATATTCGCGCTTGGGTGCCCGGTTGGTCCAGCGCGTCTCCGCCTTGGTGATGACGTCGACGAACGTGACGTGGTCGCCTTCCTCCGGTAGCTCGGTGTCTTCACCGAGCACCGTCATACCCTGGCTGTACTTGCGCGGATAGTGCCGCAACAGGTCGTTGACGGTACGGATACCGAAGAATTCTTCCAGCGGCGCAGCCGATTTCGCGCCCAGTACGTGGACCAAGGAGTCGGTCAGCGCGACCACCGCTACTCCACCCCGATCAGTAGTGCGTCGCCGCGGTGACCGGTGTGATAGGTCACCAACTCGGCCGCCAGGTGCTCCTGGCGCACATGCTCGGCCAGGGCGGCCCCCACTTCGGCGTCGACGCCCGCACCGGTCAGCACCGTCACCAGTTCGCCGCCCGACGACAGCAGCAGGTCGATCAGCCCGCTGGCGGCACTGACCAGGTCGTGCCCGACGATCAGCACCTCGTCACCGGCGATGCCCAGTCCGTCACCGGGACGGCACCGGCCGGCCCAGGTCAGCGCCGCTTCGGTGGCGATACGTACCGATCCATGCCGGGCGCCCGCCGCGGCGCGCGCCATGGTGTAACCGTCGTCGACGGCCTGCCGGGTGGCGTCGTGCACCGCCAGTGCCGCCAATCCCTGCACCATAGATCCGGCCGGTACCGGTACCACGTCCATGCCCCAGCTGATGGCCGTGGCGCAGCCGGCCACCAATTCCTCGGCGGCCAGAAAACCGTTGGGCAGCACCATGATCTGCGCGGCGCCGGTGCCGACCAGCCCGGCGAGGAACTGCTGCGCACTGACCGGCTGACCGTCGACCGGCCGCAACACGTGCGCACCCTCGCCGCCGAACAACTCCCCCGCCCCATCGCCGTCGACGATCGCCAGCACGGCGCGGTCCCGGCTCCAGCCGCCGGAGGGCCGGGCCCCGGCGGCCCCGATCAGCGCGGTGACCTGAATCCTGCTGACGGTACCCAGATCGAGGGCGGCCTCGATCGCGGCGCCGGCGTCGTCGGCGTGCACGTGCACGCTGTACTGGGCACCGGCGCTCGCGGCGGCGATGGCAACCGATTCACCGAGCCGCAGCAGGCGGGCGCGCAACACCTCGACGTCGTCGGCGGCGCAGTCACCCAGCAGGTACATCACCTCGAATTGTTGTGCCGCGCCATTGATTTCGTGATGATCGTGTTGGCCGTGGTGGTCGTGCTCGGGCCGAGGGTGCCCCGGCTGGTACTGGGGCCGGGGCGCCGAGCCGCCGGACAGCGTCGCGGTCAGCGCGTCGAGCAGGACCAGCAGACCGCGCCCACCGGCGTCGACGACGCCCGCCTCCGCGAGCACGTCGAGCTGGTCGGTGGTCCGCTCGAGCGCTGCCGCGGCGGCGTCCGCGACCGTCGCCGCGATGGTCGCGAGGTCCGTCAGGCCGTCGTGCTTCTCGGCCTCCAACGCGGCCGCCTGCAGCACCGAGACGATGGTCCCGGGCACGGTCTGCCCGACCGACGCGACCGCCAGCACCTGGGCGTGATGCAGGGCCGCGGCGAATTCCGGCGCCGTGATCTCGCCGCACTCTCTGTCCTCGCCGCGTTGCAACGCGGCCTCGGCGACCACGTCGGCCACGCCGCGCAGGATCTGCGACAGGATGACGCCCGAGTTGCCCCGGGCGCCGTGCAGCGCGCCCGCCGACAACGCGGCCGACACCGCCACCACGTCGTTGCCCGCCGCCTTCACGGCCTCGTCGGCCTGGGCGGCGGCGGCGCGCATGGTGAACAACATGTTGGTGCCGGTGTCGGAGTCGGCGACGGGATAGACGTTCAGCCGATTGATCTCGTCGGTGTGGGCGATCAGATGCAGGACCGCGGTGTGCGCCCAGTCACGTAAGGCGATCCCATCCAGCGGACGGGGTGTGCGACCCACGCCAGCTGACATGTGACCTCCATCGCGTCCGCCCTCGACCCTCAGTGCCCCGCCAGCCTAGCCACAGGCCCCGACAAATCTCCTGACCAACTCCCATGGAACAGCGGCCGCCAGACCCATTTTGGTGATCGTCGGGCGGCCCGGTATCCTGGTCAGGTTGTCTGTTCGCGCCGCACAACGCTGCGGCCGTCGGACTCAGACCCCAAGTACTGATTTTCGAGGAGTTCTTCATGGCCGCCGTGTGCGACATCTGCGGAAAGGGACCGGGCTTCGGTATGTCCGTCTCGCACTCCCACCGTCGGACCAACCGCCGCTGGGATCCGAACATCCAGACCGTGCGTGCCGTGGATCGTCCGGGCGGCAACCGCAAGCGCGTCAACGCCTGCACCTCCTGCCTCAAGGCCGGCAAGGTCACCCGCGGCTAGTTTCGGCTACCGCCGGGCGGATTGCTTCCGCCTGACAACTGAAAGCTTCACACGAAAGCGCTGCACGTACTCCGCGTGCAGCGCTTTCGTGTGTCTTCGGGCCAAGTTCGCGGCCCGCGAGCGGCCGCATAGTGCACACCAAAACCGGCGTGTCGCCGTACAAACACGGTCGCTCGCGGGAGGTGTCCTAGGGCAGGCGCCAGTCGATCGGGTCCGCACCGAGGCCGGTCAGCAGCTCGTTGGCGCGGCTGAAGGGCCGGGACCCGAAGAAACCGCGCGATGCCGACAACGGTGACGGGTGCACCGATTCGATGCTCGCGCAGCGTTCGCCGGTGAGCATGGGCTTGAGGGTCTGCGCGTCGCGGCCCCACAACACCGCCACCAGCGGCTGCGGCCGCGCGATCAGGGCGTTGATCGCGCATTCGGTGACGGCTTCCCAGCCTTTCCCGCGGTGCGATGCAGGATTGCCCGGCCGGACCGTCAGCACCCTGTTCAGCATCATGACGCCCTGCTTCGACCACGGGCTCAGGTCGCCGCAACTGGGCGGCTCGTAACCCAGGTCCGCGGTGTACTCGGTGAAGATGTTGGACAGACTGCGCGGCAGCGGCCGCACGTCGGGCGCCACCGAGAAACTCAGCCCGACGGCATGCCCTGGGGTCGGATAGGGGTCCTGGCCGACGATCAGCACCCGCACCTCGTCGAAGGGGAACGTGAAGGCGCGCAACACATTCTCCCCCGCCGGCAGATAGCCGTGACCGGCCGCGTTCTCGGCGCGCAGGAATTCACCCATCGCGGTGATCTGCGGGGCGACGGGTGCCAGGGCCGTGGCCCAGCCGGGGTCGATCAGGTCGTGCAGGGGTCGGGCGCTCACGCCAGTACCTTACTGACCGAACGATTCCCATCCGCCGGCTCCATGCCATGACGCGCCGTCGACCGTCACGCGCGCTTCGCCGGGCCCGACGGTTCCGATCGCCCGCCACCCCGCCGGCAGTGCGCCACCGAAAGTGCCGACCAGCACGTGGTCCTCACCGCCGCCGAGCACCCAGTCACGGGCGTCGCCACCGACCATCGCGGCCGCCGGCGTCAGCGTCGCCACGTCGACCTCGAGCGCGGCCATGGACAGGTCTACGGCGACGCCGGAGGCCGACGCGATGTGACCGAGGTCGGCGACCAGCCCGTCGGACACATCTGTCAACGCGGTCGCGCCCGCCGCCGCGGCGGCCGCCCCCTGTCCGTACGCCACGTGCGGCACCAGATGCCGTCGGCGCAACTCGTCGAACTCGTGGATACCTTTGCGCCACAAGGTATATCCGGCTCCAGACCAGCCCAGGTCACCGATCACCGCGACGGTGTCCCCCGGTTGCGCACCGGACAGCAGCACAGGCGCGCGGCCACCCAGGTCGCCCAGCACCGTCACCGAGACCACCCACTGCGGTGCGGCCACCAGGTCACCGCCCACGATTCCGGCACCGAATTTCGTTGCCTCCGACCACATTCCGTCAGACAACCGCTGCGCGTCGGCGGCCTCGGTGTCCACGGGCGCCCCGAAGCCGACGACGAACGCGTAGGCCCGGCCGCCCATGGCCTCGATGTCCGCGGCGTTCTGCGCAATTGCCTTGCGGCCCACATCATGCGGTGTGGACCAGTCCAGCCGGAAATGCCGGCCCTCGACCAGCATGTCGGTCGACACCACGACCCGGCCGTCGGCGGCCGTCAGCAGCGCGGCGTCGTCACCCGGACCGACGACGACCTCGGCGGGCTGGGTGCGGCGAGCGGTTATCCGCCCGATCACCGCGAACTCACCGAGCCCCGCCAGGGTCTCCCGGGATTCCGCGCTGCTCATGGTGGTGGAGTCTATGGCGCACGACCGCCGTCGGCCGCCCGGGGCGACGGGCGCTCTAGAGTTGCCGTCATGACCGAACCCGGCGACCACAGCGCCCTGGCCGGCGATCCCGATGGGCCGCCCCGCGGCGCCATCATCGCGGCTGTCGTCGTGGCGGTCGCCGCTATCGTCGGTCTGCTCGCCTATGCGGCACTGCGGCAGGCGCCTGCGGACAAGCCCGTTGCGCTCCTGCTCGCCGGCGCGCCGGCACCGCAGGCCGACAGCGACCAGTGCCGGGCACTCCTCGCGGCGCTGCCCGACGCCATGGGCGATTTCCGGCGGGCGACGCTCGCGGACCCCGCCCCGCCCGGCGCCGCCGCGTGGCTGGGCCCGACCGGCATCGACACGGTGGTGCTGCGCTGCGGTGTCGAGCGGCCCGACGATTTCGTGGTCGGCGCACCGCTGCAGATGGTGAATGCGGTGTCGTGGTTCGAAGCCAGCGGCCCCTCGGCCAGCACCTGGTACGCCGTCGACCACGGGGCGCAGGCCACCTACGTCGCGCTGACGCTGCCGCAGGGCTCCGGTCCGACACCGATCCAGACCATCTCCGAGCTCATCGAAAAGGTGATGCCGCCCCGGCCGCTGGACCCGGCACCGGCCCGCTAGCGCAGACCGGTCCCCCGCCCGACCGCGGTGTCCACCATGACACTGAGCAGCGTGGCGTAGTCGACACCACTGGCCGCCCACATCTGCGGGTACATCGAGATGGTGGTGAAGCCGGGCATGGTGTTGATCTCGTTGATCACCGGCCCGTTCTCGGTGAGGAAGAAGTCGACGCGGGCCAGGCCCTGGCAGTCCAGCGCTTTGAACGCCCGGATGGCCAACTGCCTGATCTCGTCGGCGGTTTCGTCGTCGACCTTGGCGGGCACGTCGAGTTCGGCGGCGTCCTCGAGGTACTTGGTGGCGAAGTCGTAGAACCCGCCACCCACGCGAATCTCACCCAGCTCACTGGCCGCGACACGGCCGTCCGGGTACTCCAGAACCCCGCATTCCACTTCGCGGCCCGGCATCGCGGCTTCGACGATCACCTTCGGATCATGTTGGCGCGCATAAGCGATGGCCTGATCCAGCTCGTCCCACGACGTGACCCGACTGACGCCGATGGACGATCCGCCGCGAGCCGGCTTCACGAACACCGGCAGACCCAGACGTTCCCGGTCGTCGAGGCTCAGCGTCACGTCGCGCGGCCGCAGCACCACCTGGTCGCCGATCGGCAGACCGTCGGCCGCCAGCAGCTTCTTGGTGAATTCCTTGTCCATCCCGGCCGCGCTGGCCAGCACACCCGCACCGACATACGGCACACCGGCCAGTTCCAGCAGGCCCTGGATGGTGCCGTCCTCGCCGTACGGGCCGTGCAGCACCGGGAAGACGACGTCGACCGCGGTCAGCACCTGTGCGACGCCGTCCTGCAGCGACAGCAGTTCACCGCGGCGGTTCGGGTCGGCGGCCAGCGTCAGCGCGGTTCCGGACGCCTCGGTGACACCCGGCAGCTGGCCGTCGGTGATGGCGAGGGTCTCCGGACGACCGTCGCCCAGCACCCAGGAACCCTCCGGGGTGATGCCGACGGCGACGACCTCGTAGCGGGCCGGGTCCAGGTTGCGCAGGATGCTCCCGGCCGAAACACAGGAGATGGCGTGCTCTGAGCTGCGTCCGCCGTAAACGACGGCGACCCGGGTACGGCCGGCGGCTGCTGAGGATTGAGGGGCAGTCACAATCTGGAGAGGCTACCTGGCTACCCCAGCGCACCCGTGATGTCGGCCAGTAGGTCATCGGTGTCCTCGATCCCGAGCGATATCCGCGCAAAGCCCGGCTCTACCGCATCGCCCCAGCGTGCGCGCCTGTCGACCGAGGTGTGGATACCGCCGAAACTGGTCGCGGCGACCAGCAGCTGACTGCGGTTCACCAGCTCCCGGACGGCAGCGGCGTCGGCCAGCTCGATCGCGACCAGGCCGCCGAAACGTCGCATCTGATCGCGGGCGACGGGGTGCGCCGGGTCGGTCGGTAGGCCCGGATAACGCACGGTCCGCACGGCGGGGTGGGCGTCGAGCGTCATCGCCAGCGCGAGCGCGTTGCCGCACTGCCGCTCGAACCGCAGACCGGCGGTGCCGAGGCTGCGCAGCGCCAGCCAGGCCTCGAAGTGGCCGAGGATCGCGCCGGCCAACAGGCGGTCCCGTTCGATGGCGGCCATGAGTTCGCGGTGGCACCCGGCGACGTAGCCGGCCAGCAGGTCGCTGTGCCCGGACAGCCCCTTCGTCGCGCTGGCCACCACCAGGTCCGCGCCGAGCGACAGCGGCCGCTGCCCCAGCGGGGTCGCGGCGGTGTTGTCCACCATGAGGGTCGCGCCGCGGGAGCGGCAGATCGTGGACAACCGGTGCAGGTCGACGACATCCAGCGTCGGGTTGACGGGAGATTCGGCGAGCACGACGTCGGCGCCCGCGGCGGCGTCGTACATCTGCGCGGCGGTCGCCTCGATCACCGTGACGCCACGGGCCGCGAGATGCTCGGCCGCGTATCGGCGCACCTGGTAGTAGCCGTCGGCGGGGACCACGAGCGTGGTGCCGGGGATTGCCAGCACCCGCAGCGCGGACGATATCGCGGCCATCCCCGAGGAGAACGTCAGCGCCGAGGTGGCGCCCTCCAGCTCGGCCAGGGCCGATTCCAGTTGACGCCAGGCCGGATTGGAGTTGCGGCCGTAGAAGTCCAGACCGTCCGATTCATCGTCGGACAGGTGATACGCCGCCACCGGAACCGGGGGCGGCGCCACCGGCAGCCCTGGAACCCGTTGCGACGCAGTCGCTTTGACGGTACGGGTGGAGTCGCCGAGCTGGCCGTCCACGGCCCTACTCCGGCTTGGTGCTGCGGCCGAGCAACAACGCGAACGCCTGGTCCACCGACAAACCCTTGTGGCACACCCGGTTCACCGCGTCGGTCAGCGGCATCTCGACGTCGTAACTCTCGGCCAGCGCCAGCACCGACTGGCAGGACGTGACGCCCTCGGCGACCTTGCCGCTGGCCGCGGCCGTCGCCGACTCCATGGTGCCGCCGCGCGCCAGGCGCTCGCCGAAGCTGCGGTTGCGGGACTGCGGCGAGGTGCAGGTGGCGACCAGATCACCGACGCCGGCCAGTCCGGCCAGCGTTACGCCCTTGGCGCCGAGCGCGATTCCCAATCGCATGATCTCGGCCAGCCCGCGGGTGATGATCGCGGCGGCCGTGTTCTCGCCGAACCCGGCGCCCGCCGCCATCCCGCAGGCCAGCGCGATGACGTTCTTGCAGGCCCCGCCCACTTCGGCGCCGATCACGTCGGCGCTGGTGTACGGCCGGAAGTAGCCGGTGGCGAAGGCGCGCTGCAACGCGACCGCACGTCCCGAATCGGTGCACGCGATCAGCGTGGCGGCCGGCTGCTCGTCGACCACTTCGCTGGCCAGGTTGGGTCCGCTGAGGACGGCGACCCGGCTCGGGTCGGCACCCGTGACCTGGACGATTACCTGGCTCATGCGCAACAGGTTGTCGAGCTCGATGCCCTTGGCCACGCTGACGAGCGTGGTGTCGTCACCGAGGTATCCGGTCCAGGCGGTCAGATTGGTGCGCAGCGTCTGGGACGGCACCGCCAGCAGCACGGTGCAGGCGCCCGTCAGCGCCTCGGCGGGATCCGCCGTCGCCTTGATGGACGCCGGCAGCGTCCGGTCACCGAGATACTTCGAGTTCCGGTGGGTCTCGTTGATCTCGCGCGCCACCTCCGCGCTGCGCGCCCACAACGTCACATTGTTGCCCGCGTCCGCCAGGACTTTAGCCAGTGCCGTCCCCCACGCGCCGGCACCCATCACCGCTGCCTCCACCACGCGTCAACAGTAGCCCCGCCGGCCCTTTGGCAGTATGGCGGTCATGAGCGGCGACCCGAGGGTGCAGACGGCCGGCGATGGCGCCGGTGTCGGGTTGATCATCGCGGTGAAACGGCTGGCCGCGGCCAAGACCCGACTGGCCCCGGTTTTCGCCGGCGATCTGCGCGAGCAGGTGGTGCTCGCGATGCTGCTCGACACCATCACCGCGGCCCTGGCCGTGCCGGCCGTCGGCTCGGTAACCGTCGTCACGCCCGACCCGGACGCCGCCGCCGCGGTGCGCGAACTCGGTGCCGGCGTGCTGCTGGACCCCACGCCGGCCGGACACCCCGATCCGTTGAATCACGCACTCGCCGCCACCGAGCGCGTGCTGCGGGACCGGGTGACGAACGTCGCGGTGTTGCAAGGTGACCTGCCCGCGCTGCGCACCGCGGAATTGGCCGACGCGATCGCCGGCGCCAGTGGGCATGCCCGCAGTTTCATCGCCGACCGGCACCGCACCGGTACCGCGGCACTGTTCGCCTTCGGTGCCCCACTCGTTCCCGAGTTCGGCGCCGATTCCGCACGGCGCCATGCCGATTCGGGCGCGGTGGAACTGTCGGGTGACTGGCCGGGGCTACGCTGCGACATCGACACCCCGGACGACCTGGAGACGGCGCGCCGGCTTGGTGTCGGGCCGGCCACGACGCGGATCGTCGGCTGACCACCGGCGTTCACCAACCATGTGGCCTGTACCCAACAGATAGGGAATGATCGTCGGGGTGACCGAAGCCGACACCCGTTCAGCACACACCGACCGCACCCCCGTCGACTCGGACCCGGAGACACTGCCCGCTGCCACCGCGGATCCGACGGACGGCGCGCTACCCGATGACCGGTACCTCAACCGCGAGCTGAGCTGGCTGGACTTCAACGCCCGGGTGTTGGCGCTCGCCGCCGACCGGTCGCTGCCGTTGTTGGAGCAGGCCAAGTTCCTGGCGATCTTCGCCTCGAATCTCGATGAGTTCTACATGGTCCGGGTGGCCGGCCTGAAGCGCCGTGACGAGACCGGGCTGTCGGTCCGGTCGGCGGACGGGCTGTCACCGCGCGAACAGCTGCGCCGGATCGGCGAACGCACTCAGCAGATCTCGACCCGCCACGCCACCGTGTTCGGTGAGGTGGTGCGTCCGGCGCTGGCCGAGCAGGGCATCACGATCGTCAACTGGAGCGAGCTGGACGAGCACGAGCAGTCCAAGCTCTCCACCTATTTCCACGATCAGGTGTTCCCGGTGCTGACGCCGCTGGCCGTCGACCCCGCGCATCCGTTCCCCTTCGTGAGCGGCTTGAGCATCAACCTCGCCATCACCGTGCGCAATCCCGAGGACGGCACTCAGCACTTCGCCCGAATCAAAGTGCCGGACAACGTCGATCGGTTCGTGGAGTTGCCCGAGCCGGGCACGACGGCCGACGGCGTGAAGTCGCGCGTGCGGTTCCTGCCGATGGAAGAACTCATCGCCGCATTCCTGCCGGTGCTGTTCCCCGGCCTGGACATCGTCGAGCACCACGCGTTCCGGATCACCCGCAACGCCGACTTCGAAGTCGAGGAAGACCGCGACGAGGATCTGCTGCAGGCGCTGGAACGGGAGCTGGCGCGCAGGCGGTTCGGCTCACCGGTACGGCTCGAAGTCGCCACCGACATGACCGAGAACATGCTCGACCTGCTGTTGCGTGAGCTGGACGTGCACCCGGGCGACGTGATCGAAGTTCCTGGACTGCTGGACCTTTCGTCACTGTGGCAGATCTACGGCGTCGACCGACCCGATCTGAAGGACCGGCCGTTCGTGCCGGCCACGCCCCCGGCGTTCGGCGAGCGCGAGACACCGAAGAGCATCTTCTCGACGCTCCGCGACGGGGACGTCCTGGTGCACCACCCGTACGACTCGTTCTCCACCACGGTGCAGCGTTTCATCGAGCAGGCCGCCGCCGACCCGAATGTGTTGGCCATCAAGCAGACGCTGTACCGCACCTCGGGTGACTCCCCGATCGTCAACGCGCTGATCGATGCCGCCGAGGCCGGCAAGCAGGTGGTGGCGCTGGTGGAGATCAAGGCCAGGTTCGACGAGCAGGCCAACATCAAGTGGGCGCGCGCGCTGGAGCAGGCGGGCGTGCACGTGGTGTACGGACTCATCGGGCTCAAGACCCATTGCAAGACGGCGTTGGTGGTGCGTCGCGAAGGTTCGACCATCCGCCGCTACTGCCATGTGGGCACGGGCAACTACAACCCGAAAACCGCGCGCCTGTACGAGGACGTCGGCCTGCTGACGGCCTCGCCGGAGATCGGCGCCGACCTCACCGACCTGTTCAACTCGCTGACCGGCTACTCACGCAAGGTGTCGTACCGCAACCTGCTGGTCGCTCCGCACAGTGTGCGGCGCGGCATCATCGAGCGCATCGAGCGCGAG from Mycolicibacterium phocaicum includes the following:
- a CDS encoding thiamine-phosphate kinase, translating into MSSAESRETLAGLGEFAVIGRITARRTQPAEVVVGPGDDAALLTAADGRVVVSTDMLVEGRHFRLDWSTPHDVGRKAIAQNAADIEAMGGRAYAFVVGFGAPVDTEAADAQRLSDGMWSEATKFGAGIVGGDLVAAPQWVVSVTVLGDLGGRAPVLLSGAQPGDTVAVIGDLGWSGAGYTLWRKGIHEFDELRRRHLVPHVAYGQGAAAAAAGATALTDVSDGLVADLGHIASASGVAVDLSMAALEVDVATLTPAAAMVGGDARDWVLGGGEDHVLVGTFGGALPAGWRAIGTVGPGEARVTVDGASWHGAGGWESFGQ
- the recG gene encoding ATP-dependent DNA helicase RecG, with the protein product MVALTDSLVHVLGAKSAAPLEEFFGIRTVNDLLRHYPRKYSQGMTVLGEDTELPEEGDHVTFVDVITKAETRWTNRAPKREYLVVTLGNRNPKVTATFFNAKFLKKSLVEGTRVMLSGVVGFYGRTMQLTHPAHLVLGSAGGRTFGSPALKKIADASEKMHGELQMSAFEREFFPIYSACAKVQSWDIYACILQVLAVLDPISDPLPESIRAQRGLISEDQALRDIHLGEREADREQARERLTFDEAAGLQWALAARRHGTQSQSGPPAPPREDGLAAALRDRLPFELTAGQRDVLEVLSTELSESRPMNRMLQGEVGSGKTIVSLLAMLQMVDAGYQCALLAPTEVLAVQHARSVRDVLGPLAMAGQLGAPDDATSVALLTGSMTAQQKRQVREEVSSGRAGIVIGTHALLQDAVEFDRLGMVVVDEQHRFGVEQRDRLRAKAPEGLTPHLLVMTATPIPRTVALTVYGDLETSTMRELPRGRQPIDTKTIFVSQKPAWLDRAWARIREEVQAGRQAYVVASRIDENDKTSENKEAGPPPVTVVELYDKLRTGPLHGLRLGLMHGRLPGDEKDAIMSAFRAGQIDVLVCTTVIEVGVDVPNSTVMVVMDADRFGISQLHQLRGRIGRGSHASLCLLATKLPEGSKAGARLQAVAGTLDGFELADLDLQERREGDVLGLNQSGRAGHLRFLSLADHQEVIESARTFCQAAYAQNPDDPGMSALAAQFVDTDRVEYLDKA
- a CDS encoding HNH endonuclease family protein; its protein translation is MKRLLWLVAAVVLAVVVAIQVGTADEPAAVADGVDGAVVPTVAPGTDILAGVAVIARRVRDPNYRRAAFGEAWTDDNPAPEGHNGCDTRNDILNRDLTDKTLVSLKRCPQAVKTGVLRDPYTNDTIAFTRGNQVGAAVQIDHIVPLALAWDLGARDWNDELRLRFANDPANLLAVSGKSNQDKGDKQPSDWMPPNHGFWCQYAVQYVAVLRGYGLPVDAPSVPVLRDAAATCPTS
- a CDS encoding uracil-DNA glycosylase; the encoded protein is MSARPLHDLIDPGWATALAPVAPQITAMGEFLRAENAAGHGYLPAGENVLRAFTFPFDEVRVLIVGQDPYPTPGHAVGLSFSVAPDVRPLPRSLSNIFTEYTADLGYEPPSCGDLSPWSKQGVMMLNRVLTVRPGNPASHRGKGWEAVTECAINALIARPQPLVAVLWGRDAQTLKPMLTGERCASIESVHPSPLSASRGFFGSRPFSRANELLTGLGADPIDWRLP
- a CDS encoding DUF3515 domain-containing protein codes for the protein MTEPGDHSALAGDPDGPPRGAIIAAVVVAVAAIVGLLAYAALRQAPADKPVALLLAGAPAPQADSDQCRALLAALPDAMGDFRRATLADPAPPGAAAWLGPTGIDTVVLRCGVERPDDFVVGAPLQMVNAVSWFEASGPSASTWYAVDHGAQATYVALTLPQGSGPTPIQTISELIEKVMPPRPLDPAPAR
- the rpmB gene encoding 50S ribosomal protein L28, whose product is MAAVCDICGKGPGFGMSVSHSHRRTNRRWDPNIQTVRAVDRPGGNRKRVNACTSCLKAGKVTRG
- a CDS encoding DAK2 domain-containing protein, whose amino-acid sequence is MSAGVGRTPRPLDGIALRDWAHTAVLHLIAHTDEINRLNVYPVADSDTGTNMLFTMRAAAAQADEAVKAAGNDVVAVSAALSAGALHGARGNSGVILSQILRGVADVVAEAALQRGEDRECGEITAPEFAAALHHAQVLAVASVGQTVPGTIVSVLQAAALEAEKHDGLTDLATIAATVADAAAAALERTTDQLDVLAEAGVVDAGGRGLLVLLDALTATLSGGSAPRPQYQPGHPRPEHDHHGQHDHHEINGAAQQFEVMYLLGDCAADDVEVLRARLLRLGESVAIAAASAGAQYSVHVHADDAGAAIEAALDLGTVSRIQVTALIGAAGARPSGGWSRDRAVLAIVDGDGAGELFGGEGAHVLRPVDGQPVSAQQFLAGLVGTGAAQIMVLPNGFLAAEELVAGCATAISWGMDVVPVPAGSMVQGLAALAVHDATRQAVDDGYTMARAAAGARHGSVRIATEAALTWAGRCRPGDGLGIAGDEVLIVGHDLVSAASGLIDLLLSSGGELVTVLTGAGVDAEVGAALAEHVRQEHLAAELVTYHTGHRGDALLIGVE